GAAAACACCTCATGAAATGACCTCGAAGAATAAGCTTCCTTGTATATAGAATAGAATCTTTCGGACTCTTTTAAGTCTATAACAACCTGGTTATTCATTTTGATCGTTGTGCTCTATCTATatgaaaaaaaataatGCTGATGAGATGCGATGCTTTTGATTTCGTTTCGCGACTGCAGTAAATTTATCTCCAGATTTTGAATTGATGAGAAGGGCTACTAGATTTGGATCTCAGCTTAAAGAGTTCATTGAATCCAAGGACATGTTCAGGGTGTTGTATCTGTCGAAGAATCCGCAGAATTCGCTTTTCGTGCTCGACTCATCCTTCAATCCACCACATTATGGACATTTAGAATTGATCAAACGAGCTGCACCTCCTAAGTCTCACATAATCCTATTATTGTCAGTCAATAACGCCGATAAGAAGCCCATTCCAGCTTCTTTCGACCAGAGACTTGATATGATCTACAAATTCGGTCAGAATTTACTTACTCATGACCTGTTGAACTATACTATCTGCGTTTCCAAGTCGCCCAAGTTTGTTGAGAAGTCCCTTGAAATCAATCAGATATTTGAAGGAACAAAGACATACTTATTGGGGTTCGATACGCTTGTTCGCGTGTTTAATCCCAAGTACTATGTGCCTTTGACAATTACGGAGGCacttgatgagtttgtaTTGTCCAAtaatttcttctgtttaACTAGAGAAACAGAAGTATACCATCA
Above is a window of Yamadazyma tenuis chromosome 1, complete sequence DNA encoding:
- a CDS encoding nicotinamide-nucleotide adenylyltransferase (COG:H; EggNog:ENOG503NWVM), which gives rise to MRRATRFGSQLKEFIESKDMFRVLYSSKNPQNSLFVLDSSFNPPHYGHLELIKRAAPPKSHIILLLSVNNADKKPIPASFDQRLDMIYKFGQNLLTHDSLNYTICVSKSPKFVEKSLEINQIFEGTKTYLLGFDTLVRVFNPKYYVPLTITEALDEFVLSNNFFCLTRETEVYHQVEYLNALKSGKTDLPSSWGDRIELAVNKENNSVISSSDIRSRFNSNSSVDNLTTSDIIEYVQENQIYT